A single window of Ctenopharyngodon idella isolate HZGC_01 chromosome 24, HZGC01, whole genome shotgun sequence DNA harbors:
- the LOC127507376 gene encoding carboxypeptidase A1-like isoform X1 has product MRNSTSSSKMKGLLVLTALFVAVFGKVTFEGDQVLRITAKDAEQITLLKELHEPMLGLDFWMDPVHESLPVDVRVPFHSLQAVRAFLAYNQIQYNVMIENVQDLLDDEEREMVKYRALPRSTDDFVYTTYHNLNSIYSFIDMLVAEHSNLVSKIVIGQSYENRPLNVLKFSTGANRPGLWIDTGIHSREWVTQASGIWFAKKIVTDYGRDPVLTDILNNYDIFLEIVTNPDGFAYTHSNDRMWRKTRKPNSGSICVGVDPNRNWDAGFGGGGSSGSPCSETYRGPSAHSEPEVKAIVDFVKSHGNLKAFVSIHSYSQMLLYPYGYTSTAAKDKTELHELARKAISELQSLYNTSYKYGSIITTIYQASGGTVDWTYNQGIKYSYTFELRDTGRYGFLLPANQIVPTAEETWLALIAIMEHAKNNPY; this is encoded by the exons ATGAGAAACTCTACTTCAAGCAGCAAGATGAAGGGGTTACTGGTTCTAACTGCTCTTTTTGTTGCCGTGTTTGGCAAAGTCACTTTTGAGGG AGACCAGGTTCTTCGGATCACTGCAAAAGATGCAGAGCAGATCACTCTCCTGAAGGAACTCCATGAACCGATGCTCGGG CTGGACTTCTGGATGGATCCCGTTCATGAGTCCCTGCCTGTGGATGTTCGTGTCCCCTTTCACAGCCTCCAGGCTGTCAGGGCATTCCTGGCTTACAATCAGATCCAGTATAATGTCATGATTGAGAATGTTCAG GATTTGCTGGATGATGAGGAACGTGAGATGGTGAAATATCGCGCCTTACCGAGAAGTACCGATGATTTTGTCTACACCACCTATCATAACCTGAACTCT ATTTACTCTTTCATTGACATGCTTGTGGCAGAACACAGTAATCTGGTCAGCAAAATCGTAATTGGTCAGAGCTATGAGAACCGCCCCTTGAACGTCCTGAAG TTCAGCACTGGAGCGAACCGTCCAGGACTCTGGATTGACACTGGCATCCACTCCAGAGAATGGGTCACCCAGGCCAGCGGAATCTGGTTTGCCAAGAAG ATTGTGACCGACTATGGACGTGACCCCGTCCTCACCGACATTCTTAACAACTATGATATCTTCTTAGAGATCGTCACCAACCCTGATGGTTTCGCCTACACCCACAGCAAC GACCGCATGTGGCGTAAAACCAGAAAGCCGAACTCTGGCTCCATTTGTGTTGGAGTTGATCCCAACAGAAACTGGGACGCTGGCTTTGGAG GTGGTGGATCCAGCGGTAGCCCATGCTCTGAGACCTATCGCGGACCCAGTGCTCATTCTGAGCCAGAGGTCAAGGCCATTGTGGACTTTGTGAAATCTCACGGCAACCTCAAGGCCTTTGTGTCCATCCACAGCTATTCCCAGATGCTCCTTTATCCATATGGATACACAAGCACTGCTGCCAAGGACAAAACTGAACTG CATGAGCTCGCCAGGAAGGCCATCTCTGAGCTGCAGTCATTGTATAACACGAGCTACAAATATGGAAGCATCATTACCACCATCT ACCAAGCCAGTGGAGGCACTGTTGACTGGACTTATAATCAGGGCATCAAGTACTCCTACACCTTTGAGCTGAGAGACACTGGTCGCTATGGTTTCCTCTtgccagccaatcagatcgtCCCCACTGCTGAGGAGACCTGGCTGGCCCTGATAGCCATCATGGAGCACGCCAAGAATAATCcatattaa